A stretch of Miscanthus floridulus cultivar M001 chromosome 13, ASM1932011v1, whole genome shotgun sequence DNA encodes these proteins:
- the LOC136498972 gene encoding protein NCA1-like isoform X1 codes for MRSYPGLPYHSRTSLSFCFCLCPKFAVASIPPPPPTPAARPHLSPRTGRASTQAAARTRRPRPSWSIIQSTGREGKRSNTMSSRCPFAGATTGVGVCPVKAADKSSAGLCPAATSDKSITGVCPVTGKGHGSEHKESTDGGEEKGTDDPRMVPAKCPFGYDSNTFKLGPLSCIVCQALLHESSKCKPCAHKFCKACISRFKDCPLCGADIEGVEPDAELQALVDRFIDGHARIKRSHATGDVEAADFKDKVIYEDVSMERGAFLVQQAMRAFHAQNIESAKSRLTMCADDIREELKSSEDNLDLCSQLGAVLGMLGDCCRTLGDAPSAITYYEESAEILSKLPTKDLELVHSLSVSLNKIGDLRYYDGDLQSARNYYARSLDVRRSAVKENSAVASQVIDLATSLAKVADVDRNLGNESTAVEGFEEAIQCLEKLKLDSEQASLEQRRLSVLEFLHNQLADK; via the exons ATGCGATCTTATCCAGGCCTTCCCTACCACTCACGCACCTCTCTTTCTTTCTGCTTCTGCTTGTGCCCCAAATTTGCGGTCGCGTcgatcccgccgccgccgcccacgccGGCCGCGCGACCTCACCTCTCGCCGAGGACTGGGCGCGCTTCCACCCAGGCCGCCGCGCGAACTCGCCGTCCCAGGCCCTCGTGGAGCATCATACAGAGCACAGGAAG GGAAGGGAAACGATCGAATACCATGAGCTCGCGCTGCCCTTTTGCAGGAGCTACCACTGGTGTCGGTGTATGCCCTGTGAAAGCCGCCGATAAGAGCAGCGCTGGGTTATGCCCCGCAGCAACATCTGACAAGAGCATCACTGGTGTGTGCCCTGTCACCGGCAAGGGTCATGGTAGTGAGCACAAGGAAAGTACCGATGGCGGTGAAGAAAAGGGCACCGATGATCCTCGCATGGTGCCGGCAAAGTGCCCGTTTGGCTACGACTCCAACACGTTCAAGCTGGGTCCGCTCAGCTGCATTGTCTGCCAGGCGCTGCTCCATGAAAGCAGCAAATGCAAGCCGTGTGCCCATAAATTCTGCAA GGCATGTATATCACGCTTTAAGGACTGCCCGCTGTGTGGTGCCGATATAGAGGGGGTTGAGCCTGATGCCGAGCTTCAAGCGCTTGTTGATCGGTTCATTGATGGCCACGCCAGAATCAAACGGTCACATGCTACAGGGGATGTGGAAGCAGCAGATTTCAAGGACAAAGTCATATATGAAGATGTTTCGATGGAGAGAGGAGCTTTTCTGGTGCAGCAAGCTATGAGG GCTTTTCACGCCCAGAACATTGAAAGTGCAAAATCAAGGCTCACTATGTGTGCAGACGACATCAGGGAGGAGTTGAAATCTTCAGAAGATAATCTAGACCTATGTTCACAGCTTGGAGCTGTATTAGGAATGCTTGGGGACTGCTG TCGGACCTTGGGAGATGCTCCTTCAGCAATCACATACTATGAAGAAAGTGCTGAGATACTCTCGAAACTCCCCACAAAAGATCTTGAG CTGGTTCATTCTCTCTCTGTTTCACTAAACAAAATTGGTGACCTTCGCTACTATGATGGTGACCTCCAATCTGCAAGGAACTATTATGCCCGTTCATTGGATGTTCGCAGAAGTGCTGTAAAAGAGAACTCAGCAGTGGCTTCCCAG GTCATTGATCTAGCAACTTCTCTTGCCAAAGTTGCGGATGTGGATAGAAATCTTGGGAATGAAAGCACCGCAGTAGAGGGTTTTGAGGAAGCAATTCAATGTCTTGAGAAGCTGAAGCTGGATTCTGAACAAGCTAGCCTTGAACAACGG CGCCTCTCGGTTCTCGAATTCCTGCACAACCAGTTGGCAGATAAGTAA
- the LOC136498972 gene encoding protein NCA1-like isoform X3 — protein sequence MRSYPGLPYHSRTSLSFCFCLCPKFAVASIPPPPPTPAARPHLSPRTGRASTQAAARTRRPRPSWSIIQSTGREGKRSNTMSSRCPFAGATTGVGVCPVKAADKSSAGLCPAATSDKSITGVCPVTGKGHGSEHKESTDGGEEKGTDDPRMVPAKCPFGYDSNTFKLGPLSCIVCQALLHESSKCKPCAHKFCKACISRFKDCPLCGADIEGVEPDAELQALVDRFIDGHARIKRSHATGDVEAADFKDKVIYEDVSMERGAFLVQQAMRAFHAQNIESAKSRLTMCADDIREELKSSEDNLDLCSQLGAVLGMLGDCCRTLGDAPSAITYYEESAEILSKLPTKDLELVHSLSVSLNKIGDLRYYDGDLQSARNYYARSLDVRRSAVKENSAVASQISSSSVQCYNGSDVIGKGKEGSNKLTIWNNWSLI from the exons ATGCGATCTTATCCAGGCCTTCCCTACCACTCACGCACCTCTCTTTCTTTCTGCTTCTGCTTGTGCCCCAAATTTGCGGTCGCGTcgatcccgccgccgccgcccacgccGGCCGCGCGACCTCACCTCTCGCCGAGGACTGGGCGCGCTTCCACCCAGGCCGCCGCGCGAACTCGCCGTCCCAGGCCCTCGTGGAGCATCATACAGAGCACAGGAAG GGAAGGGAAACGATCGAATACCATGAGCTCGCGCTGCCCTTTTGCAGGAGCTACCACTGGTGTCGGTGTATGCCCTGTGAAAGCCGCCGATAAGAGCAGCGCTGGGTTATGCCCCGCAGCAACATCTGACAAGAGCATCACTGGTGTGTGCCCTGTCACCGGCAAGGGTCATGGTAGTGAGCACAAGGAAAGTACCGATGGCGGTGAAGAAAAGGGCACCGATGATCCTCGCATGGTGCCGGCAAAGTGCCCGTTTGGCTACGACTCCAACACGTTCAAGCTGGGTCCGCTCAGCTGCATTGTCTGCCAGGCGCTGCTCCATGAAAGCAGCAAATGCAAGCCGTGTGCCCATAAATTCTGCAA GGCATGTATATCACGCTTTAAGGACTGCCCGCTGTGTGGTGCCGATATAGAGGGGGTTGAGCCTGATGCCGAGCTTCAAGCGCTTGTTGATCGGTTCATTGATGGCCACGCCAGAATCAAACGGTCACATGCTACAGGGGATGTGGAAGCAGCAGATTTCAAGGACAAAGTCATATATGAAGATGTTTCGATGGAGAGAGGAGCTTTTCTGGTGCAGCAAGCTATGAGG GCTTTTCACGCCCAGAACATTGAAAGTGCAAAATCAAGGCTCACTATGTGTGCAGACGACATCAGGGAGGAGTTGAAATCTTCAGAAGATAATCTAGACCTATGTTCACAGCTTGGAGCTGTATTAGGAATGCTTGGGGACTGCTG TCGGACCTTGGGAGATGCTCCTTCAGCAATCACATACTATGAAGAAAGTGCTGAGATACTCTCGAAACTCCCCACAAAAGATCTTGAG CTGGTTCATTCTCTCTCTGTTTCACTAAACAAAATTGGTGACCTTCGCTACTATGATGGTGACCTCCAATCTGCAAGGAACTATTATGCCCGTTCATTGGATGTTCGCAGAAGTGCTGTAAAAGAGAACTCAGCAGTGGCTTCCCAG ATATCTAGTTCATCTGTGCAATGCTACAATGGAAGTGATGTGATAGGGAAGGGCAAAGAAGGGAGCAACAAACTAACGATCTGGAATAATTG GTCATTGATCTAG
- the LOC136498972 gene encoding protein NCA1-like isoform X2 — MRSYPGLPYHSRTSLSFCFCLCPKFAVASIPPPPPTPAARPHLSPRTGRASTQAAARTRRPRPSWSIIQSTGREGKRSNTMSSRCPFAGATTGVGVCPVKAADKSSAGLCPAATSDKSITGVCPVTGKGHGSEHKESTDGGEEKGTDDPRMVPAKCPFGYDSNTFKLGPLSCIVCQALLHESSKCKPCAHKFCKACISRFKDCPLCGADIEGVEPDAELQALVDRFIDGHARIKRSHATGDVEAADFKDKVIYEDVSMERGAFLVQQAMRAFHAQNIESAKSRLTMCADDIREELKSSEDNLDLCSQLGAVLGMLGDCCRTLGDAPSAITYYEESAEILSKLPTKDLELVHSLSVSLNKIGDLRYYDGDLQSARNYYARSLDVRRSAVKENSAVASQISSSSVQCYNGSDVIGKGKEGSNKLTIWNNWQDRSFTVLLEKMVIRRNSVVASFCTVFFLNLWPK; from the exons ATGCGATCTTATCCAGGCCTTCCCTACCACTCACGCACCTCTCTTTCTTTCTGCTTCTGCTTGTGCCCCAAATTTGCGGTCGCGTcgatcccgccgccgccgcccacgccGGCCGCGCGACCTCACCTCTCGCCGAGGACTGGGCGCGCTTCCACCCAGGCCGCCGCGCGAACTCGCCGTCCCAGGCCCTCGTGGAGCATCATACAGAGCACAGGAAG GGAAGGGAAACGATCGAATACCATGAGCTCGCGCTGCCCTTTTGCAGGAGCTACCACTGGTGTCGGTGTATGCCCTGTGAAAGCCGCCGATAAGAGCAGCGCTGGGTTATGCCCCGCAGCAACATCTGACAAGAGCATCACTGGTGTGTGCCCTGTCACCGGCAAGGGTCATGGTAGTGAGCACAAGGAAAGTACCGATGGCGGTGAAGAAAAGGGCACCGATGATCCTCGCATGGTGCCGGCAAAGTGCCCGTTTGGCTACGACTCCAACACGTTCAAGCTGGGTCCGCTCAGCTGCATTGTCTGCCAGGCGCTGCTCCATGAAAGCAGCAAATGCAAGCCGTGTGCCCATAAATTCTGCAA GGCATGTATATCACGCTTTAAGGACTGCCCGCTGTGTGGTGCCGATATAGAGGGGGTTGAGCCTGATGCCGAGCTTCAAGCGCTTGTTGATCGGTTCATTGATGGCCACGCCAGAATCAAACGGTCACATGCTACAGGGGATGTGGAAGCAGCAGATTTCAAGGACAAAGTCATATATGAAGATGTTTCGATGGAGAGAGGAGCTTTTCTGGTGCAGCAAGCTATGAGG GCTTTTCACGCCCAGAACATTGAAAGTGCAAAATCAAGGCTCACTATGTGTGCAGACGACATCAGGGAGGAGTTGAAATCTTCAGAAGATAATCTAGACCTATGTTCACAGCTTGGAGCTGTATTAGGAATGCTTGGGGACTGCTG TCGGACCTTGGGAGATGCTCCTTCAGCAATCACATACTATGAAGAAAGTGCTGAGATACTCTCGAAACTCCCCACAAAAGATCTTGAG CTGGTTCATTCTCTCTCTGTTTCACTAAACAAAATTGGTGACCTTCGCTACTATGATGGTGACCTCCAATCTGCAAGGAACTATTATGCCCGTTCATTGGATGTTCGCAGAAGTGCTGTAAAAGAGAACTCAGCAGTGGCTTCCCAG ATATCTAGTTCATCTGTGCAATGCTACAATGGAAGTGATGTGATAGGGAAGGGCAAAGAAGGGAGCAACAAACTAACGATCTGGAATAATTGGCAAGATAGAAGTTTTACTGTACTTCTAGAGAAAATGGTAATTAGACGTAATTCGGTAGTGGCAAGCTTTTGTACAGTATTCTTCTTGAACCTATGGcctaaataa
- the LOC136498973 gene encoding putative methylesterase 14, chloroplastic, whose amino-acid sequence MGNVFACMPRKEQRAAAAVSRSKRMGSARSARGGPKLTPAEEELLHRQALAMAIHQHLDAGGSMSRRIDAGASLSRRMAPGSTSSRRRGDLPDSVTNAKPAPIVLENLETKKIVLVHGEGFGAWCWYKTISHLEEAGLDSVALDLTGSGIDHTDTNSIATLADYSKPLIDYLDKLPEDDKVILVGHSCGGASVSYALEQYPKKISKAVFLTATMVKDGQRPFDVFSEELRSADGFLQESQFLVYGNGKDKPPTGLMFDKQQIKGLYFNQTPSKDMALAAVSMRPIPLAPIMEKLSLTPENYGTVRRYFIQTLDDHMLSPDAQEKLVRENPPDGIFKIKGGDHCPFFSKPQSLNKILLEIAHIQSPAALLPANASAEETASVAVAAAAAKS is encoded by the exons ATGGGCAACGTGTTCGCGTGCATGCCGCGCAAGGAGCAGCGGGCCGCGGCCGCGGTGTCGCGCAGCAAGCGGATGGGGAGCGCGCGGTCGGCGCGCGGCGGGCCCAAGCTCACGCCCGCGGAGGAGGAGCTCCTGCACCGCCAGGCGCTGGCCATGGCCATCCACCAGCACCTCGACGCCGGCGGCTCCATGTCGCGCCGCATCGACGCCGGGGCCTCCCTGTCCCGGCGCATGGCCCCCGGCTCCACCAGCTCCCGCCGCCGCGGCGACCTGCCGGACTCCGTCACGAATGCCAAGCCC GCCCCAATTGTTCTGGAGAATTTGGAAACAAAGAAAATTGTCCTTGTTCATGGAGAAGGATTTGGTGCTTGGTGTTGGTACAAGACCATCTCACACTTGGAGGAAGCTGGTCTAGATTCTGTTGCCTTAGATCTCACAGGTTCTGGCATAGACCATACTGATACAAACAGCATAGCTACATTAGCAGATTACTCCAAGCCATTGATTGATTACCTTGATAAACTTCCTGAAGATGATAAG GTCATTTTAGTCGGCCATAGTTGCGGAGGTGCAAGTGTGTCATATGCGTTGGAGCAGTACCCCAAAAAGATCTCAAAGGCGGTGTTTCTTACTGCTACGATGGTGAAGGATGGTCAGCGGCCCTTTGATGTGTTCTCGGAGGAA CTCCGGTCGGCAGATGGTTTCTTGCAAGAATCACAGTTTTTAGTTTATGGAAATGGAAAGGACAAGCCTCCTACTGGGCTTATGTTCGATAAACAGCAGATCAAGGGGCTCTATTTCAACCAAACGCCTTCTAAG GATATGGCGCTAGCCGCGGTGTCCATGAGGCCTATCCCTCTAGCCCCAATCATGGAGAAGCTCTCCCTGACCCCAGAGAACTACGGCACTGTCCGCCGCTACTTCATCCAGACGCTCGACGACCACATGCTGTCGCCAGACGCCCAGGAGAAGCTGGTCCGCGAGAACCCTCCCGACGGCATCTTCAAGATCAAGGGCGGTGACCACTGCCCCTTCTTCTCAAAGCCACAGTCCCTGAACAAGATCCTGCTGGAGATCGCGCATATCCAATCCCCCGCGGCGCTGCTCCCAGCCAATGCGAGCGCGGAGGAGACTGCCtccgtggcggtggcggcggcggcggcgaagtcATGA